ataaaaatttgtaaatagtgtaaatacattttgtaagtcagtgttaataatattttgtgaaacaaacTGCATAGGCTCAGCGATTGGAATTCATGTTATGCCATTGGTGAATgacttatatttgtttttatttttccaaaaattggtacatcattttattttgttttattataaaactattacttcTTCCCCTACGGATATAAAGATTTTaacgttgactgcggcagaccCGCTAGTTTGATAAAGACACCGAATTTTTTTACATTCCCACTGGGcagacaaattccatggttaaACATTCACCACCATATAAATCCGTCTTATctagtaaaaattaagtttaatgcaaaatttaagtaCCAAGATAAATTTACAAAGATATCTTTCCACATGATAAATTCAGAGGTTTGTTCATTGAGATAGGtttcatagtagtgtttaaaataataataaagttccAATGAGGTAGTGAGAAgaactacaacgcaagagtgcgttgACATCAAATCTtgtatattgtacttttaatGTTGACTTTCACgctattatgttttttattaactgtatGAACTGCATGTTGTTAATTGtcatatgtttcattaaaatctcatttgattgtactcagcttgttcacaaatttattattcCGTTGTTTTCTCACTGACATCATGATTAACTGTAACACCAAAGTAAattatttgctaatgctcagccaaatccaatggagtggacatgcaccatcgtcaaACTCAGTgctactaatatatatatacagggtgggccataagtcagttgtcacaaTCGTTAGACTTTGTTTTTCCTAGCGTAGTAGTTTGTGAACTTGACTAAGTCAAACACtagcagtttgaggttatgtttgtttattgtcgatatctgagaaagtatgaataggaaattaacaacagaacagcatgtgtttgttttgcaaacatggtggaatcccggcaagtgagagatccgggttcgagtcccggcggagcaagtactttttgcgattcaatgtttattgaaataaattaaattcggctattgccatttatacaaaatttaatgaatgtaaatagaagtcatttgacacgtatttggtcttccgatcatatgttagtttggttatttaaacacatatgtgaaagaaacggccaaatacaaaataattgaatcgtaaaaagtgagcgctctgtggtgtaatggtagcacattcacccggcaagtgagagatccggggttcgagtcccggcggagcaagtactttttgcgattcaatgtttattgaaataaattatatatatatatatatataaataaagctttatgcaaaatgtcaagtctattaataaaaattaatttcataacttagttttcaatatattgtgcgaacagacagaaatgaaacttttctatCCCCAAGAGTGTTTTtaagctttgctaatgctcagccaatacaATGTAACTCACTGAAGAGCCTCTCATCACTATGAACCTCGGACAGCAGTTTTTGCACATTGGGTCGGAACCGTAAGCAGCTCGCTTGCAGCTCCTTAATGAGCTCCAGGTCCTGAGCAGAGCTCGTCTCCTGACTGTACGACTCCAGCATCTCGCTCAGCAGCCGAGCGTTGTTGTGGGCCGCCTCTAGCTCGCTCAGCTGTCTGCTCTTCATCTCCACTCTCCTTTCGTCCTGCAAAACAAATTCTCCTGTACTTTTGAAGGGAACAAAGCAACACTTGGTTTGAACTATAAACACTTAGGGCTATCACTACTTGAAATGCAAGCTATTAACATGACCGACTGTTAGAGACAGACAATACACGACAGGATGAAATGGTACAACCGTCCCAAAGAGAGCTTTCTCGTACTTTAGACCTCGGGAGTACAATAGTCATCCATTATTCGGGGATTAACCCTCCAATTCCTGATTAAATATTTCCCAGTGCTAAGCCATTATTGCTACCATATGTATACTTTCAGATTCttttctttactatttatttctaaactagGGCCTTTCTACTATACATAATATGTTCAGGAAATTAAGGaaaagattataatatataaaataatttacctttatttaaaatCTGTGTATTGGccatcttttaaaaaaaatttgtactaGCACTTCTATACATTATATAcccactaaataaaaattttaattatgtaccaatattccttatttatttgttattacagaCATACATAACAGTTGACTTGTATTTCAaggagtaaaaataataaatgccaTTATATAAAAGAAGGACTGACGACAGATACTGACGTAAATACAGCCGATTTAGAGTTTACAGTTATCAATATACAATTgataaaatttatcaattatgTGATATTTCATTAGAGAATTTATTTCCAGGTAATACTATATAAGATAGAGAATTTATTTCTGagttattactatataaaatatatcttgatCGCAAAGAATTAACAAAATGACAATGGAATTagtaaaacagatgttttaaCTGTCCAGATCGAGACAGTATCACTGAGAATGGCACTCCAACCCTTCTGATCGAGATGATTAGCATTTAGAGggttaataatagttttttttaaaatgttaaaaatctatatattgcTTAATTATAATGTGTTTGTGTTATAACCTATTTTTTCTCATAGTTATAAATCTTAATTGAAtacagataaattttaaaataagtttacttattaaaaagattattggTTGTACAATGTGCTCATGAAtaccttattaaattattttgtaaaattgaatataaattaattgtagtaGAATCTGTATGTAAGATCCTCGTTGAATCGAAGCCTACCTCCTTCACCATGGTCTTGATGAGTCTGTTGGCGGCTTGCAGGTCATCTGGGTTCTTGCTCTGGAGCAGTTTTCTGCAGCAGCCGAGACTTCTCTGTGTCCTGGAAGATAGAGTCCTGATGTCGTGGTGGTGGAGGTACGATGTTCTGGTCCAAGCTCTTGTGGGCCTCCATCACCATCATCTCCtcctgtatttataaaacaaacacttCATATACAACAGTAATTAATGATGTTATCTCTTGTTACACTAGCATCTCGTAGTTATGGACTTGTGAGTTCTCTGTGTCCTGGAAGATGTCCTGATGTCGTGGTGGTGGAGGTACGATGTTCTGGTCCAAGCTCTTGTGGGCCTCCATCATCATCATCTCCTCCTGTGCATATTCAACATAATCCTTATACAAAAATGCTTCATGTACACTGCAATTAAATAATGTATCACTACACACATAGTATGTAGCTTTGAGGTCTTACTATTACAATACAAATTCACACTTCAAAACGCTTTAGTATTTAATTCTTATaagttaataaagaatataatttcatataaaataaacatatttataataacactttattttaaagtacttataatatacatatataatttattcatattattgaagtatattttattaaagtacctAATAAGattgattttatatgttttacattactTACGTTCATTTTATAGCCAATTACATAGTATTCTTTATGGGAAGTAGTAAGTATAGAATTTGTTCACGTTTTCATGTTTTGGATCTTACTGGATTGAATTTTACCGACCAGTTACTACAAAAGAACTTGAACAAATCTTGATCATTGTAAGTTATCCTGCTTCAAACAGATACATAAAACTTACCTTCACGACTCCTTGCTTCTTAAGCATCTCGTACGCCTCCTTGATCTTGAACTCCCGTGGGTAGTAGATGGTCCAGGACTGCATGAGCTCCAGCACACGTCGCTTGACAGGTTCAGGCGTGTGGGCGCCATTATACTTGGGCGACACAAGCTTGATCAATTCGTTGAGAAAACGAAACTTGCCGACCTCTGCGTGGAAACTGCTGCCACATCGCTTCATACAAGCGTCCAACACCTGGTGGCAGGACCAGAGACTTCTCGTAAGAAAACATTTCCAGATCTCTCAAGCATTTCAGTACGAAAAATCTCTAAGCTTTTTTCACGTGTTATGCCAATATGACAATAAAAGAGATGTTTTACAAATGAACACAATATTATTagatactttggtattatatggTATGCTGTGGTGgataagttaggttaggttaccacaaatatgaaatgaaattaaatgaaaaatgactttattagaggcgaagttaggactataaagtcctctctaccacttaacctcacaTAAGTTACAACCTTTGGTCGTATGTTGCTAGTACGACCAAAGTTAAagttatgtatgttaaaatagtCTGATCgtttaacaca
Above is a genomic segment from Homalodisca vitripennis isolate AUS2020 unplaced genomic scaffold, UT_GWSS_2.1 ScUCBcl_7490;HRSCAF=15204, whole genome shotgun sequence containing:
- the LOC124374200 gene encoding LOW QUALITY PROTEIN: ADP-ribosylation factor-binding protein GGA3-like (The sequence of the model RefSeq protein was modified relative to this genomic sequence to represent the inferred CDS: deleted 1 base in 1 codon), which codes for MDIVTTSLEALIQRATCSQNQSPDTAAIDAFCGLVSKEPDCAQTATRFITAKVHSLQEWEALQALHVLDACMKRCGSSFHAEVGKFRFLNELIKLVSPKYNGAHTPEPVKRRVLELMQSWTIYYPREFKIKEAYEMLKKQGVVKEEMMVMEAHKSLDQNIVPPPPRHQDSIFQDTEKSRLLQKLLQSKNPDDLQAANRLIKTMVKEDERRVEMKSRQLSELEAAHNNARLLSEMLESYSQETSSAQDLELIKELQASCLRFRPNVQKLLSEVHSDERLFNEVLAANDELGEVLEKYGVVIVQGPAGLRGGGQPAGT